Within the Equus przewalskii isolate Varuska chromosome 1, EquPr2, whole genome shotgun sequence genome, the region GAAGGGTGGCGAGAGAGGGCTGGGACAGGCCGCTGTGGGCCTCCATCTGATGCACACTGGTTATGACATGGGGATGAGACCGAGTTGGAGTGTCCAGGCTGACCAGGCAATATCGCAGGTGGGAGAAGGGATCACGTTGGGCCAGGGTGACCAGCTgggcctcccttccccacccatccgtgcccctcccagcctcagcGCTCAGTGCCCACTGCCTTTCAAAcagtccctccctcctctgcctgggcTGCGGATCCTGGcggaggggggggggggcatcTGCCCAGGAGGGTGGGATTTGCTCCAGCCCACTTCCTTCGGAGGTTCCAGGACTGGCCTGTGCACCTGGCCTCCCCTGAGCCCCACCCCTCAGGGGTCCTGGTGTCCGCCCCCCTCCCTTTCACCTCCCCCCCAGCCCCGGGATGGGGGGCGCCTTGAGTTTGACATCAGGTTACCTCAAGGGTCTCTCTCCTTCATGCCCACCGACGCCGGGTTAGCAGTCCCCTGAACCCAAAGCCGCGTTTGGGCGCCTCATCTGCTCGGAGATTGAAAACGACTCCCAGTGGGCAGGCAAACCAGGGCCCTGTGCCAGGCAGCCCCGGGACCACAGCAGGGTGGCGCGGGCAGGTGGCAGCTCAGGGACAAATCCCCACTTCGCCAATAAGGTCTTTGCACTCAGCGGCTTCCTGTGCGGTCGGAGGTAGAATCCCAGCTCCTTTCCGAGGTGCAAGCCCCTCGGACCGGCCCTCCCgtcccctccccagcccgggCTCTGACCCGCCTAGGGCTCAGACACCTGCTGACCCTGGCCGGCCCTCCACCCTCCCTGACCACGCCCCCCAAGCCCTCATCCAGGGTCCTGCCCCGTCTGCGGGCACGCGCTGAAGGGCCGTGTGTTCTTGTTTCTCGTCCGCGGCTCCCGCGGGTGATCCGCGGCCACGTGGGTCTCCGAGGGCGCGCCAGGCACGTAGTAGGTGCAGATAAATAAACATCGAATGATCAAAGGTCTCTGCCAAACGGCGCTCTCTCCGCTTTCCGAAGACAGATGTTTGAGCCGAGAAGCGCCGGCCCCCGTCATCTGCAGCTTTTCTTCCAGACCAGGAGGTGGCATTCGCGAACCTCTCCACTCTGGCGGAACCAGCCCGGGCGCCGGGAGCCCAGAGCCGCTCCTTCCCGGCAGGCGGCCCCCGGACATTCCCTGGAGGAGGGGCATTTCTTTCGATCCTCGGGAGGGGCGGCGCCtggggactcaggaggaggaggtgcGGGTGGGAGCCCCAGGTATGGCGTGGAGAGGGCGCGGGCCCCAGAGGAGCGCCTGGAGACTGCGGGTGGGGAGGACAAGGGCGTTAACAAGCCTTTATACACCGGGCCCGGGGCGCTGAGGGGAGGGGACCGCGCCGCGGGTCCAGGAGAGTGGGGAGCGCCGGGGCGCCGGGCACGACTGCGCCTGGGGTGCGCACGGAGACGCCTACGGCCAGAACAACTTGGAAAAGAGCGGCTGTCGCTCCACAGCCCCTGCTCCCCCAACTCACCCCGGTTCCCTCAAACCGCACCCCAGCACCCCATCCCACACCTACGGCCCTTGGCTCTCTGGAGAGCCGCGCACTCAGCGGGCAGTGGAGACGGCAGCCTCACTAGCGACTCTAAGCGTTCGGGTCGCTGCTCAGGGGAGACCCGGCGTAGACAGACCCGGGCAGGGGTGTGGGGTTGCTGGGGCGCGGAGCAGCGACTCGgatctgtttcctcagctgtaaaaaaaggGCTGGGGAGGCCCCCGCCGCGTAGTGCAAGGAACCAAAGCGCGGCGCCCGGAGCTGCGGCCTTCCTCCCGCCTCGGAGCCAGTGTCGCAGGGACCCTTCGGGAGGGTAGCGCGCCCCTGTCGTCCCACCCAGGTGCGCCCCTTCTGGCTCCCTCCAGACGACCGTCAGGCCGCTGCCGCCCGGGGTCCGCTCTGTATCGCAGAGGGGGTCAGAGGCCGGAGCCGGCCGCGCCCCTCCCACTCCGCTCTGCTCCGCCCCCTCTGGCCCCGCCCCAAGCCCGCAGCGGCTCCCAGCAGAGCCCGAGCCTAGGCCGCCTGTGCTGCCGCCTCCGGGGAGCCCAGAGGGGCCCAAACCCTGCGGGCGAAGCTTCTCCCTGCGGGCGGGCTCTCGGGGCGCACACGCGCTGTTTCCTCCGAGGAAGGGGGACGCGAGCGAGGACGAGGCGGGTGTCTGAGCCAGGCCGACCCAGGGCCACACGCAGCGCGGGAATCCAGGAGGGTCACGCTCAGTGTCCCGGGCCTGGCTCCACCGGGGCCGATCGCCTGCGGGGCAGCTACACCCGGATCCCGCGAGTGTGGCCCCGGACGAAGAAGCGGGGAGAGAGAAACCCCCACGCGCGCGGGGCTGCACTGCACACGAAGCAGGCGGCCCCATACGCCACGCCGCGTCGCCCAGGGCAGCACAGTGGGAGCACACGCGAGGCAGGGACGACCACCGAATGCGCGCCCAGCCCGGCCGGCCAGGGGCTGTCGGAGCCTCGATCTGGCGTAGGGACCCGCAGAGCTACGACCCTGTAGCTAACTGCACAAAACGAAAAAGGACACCCGAGGGTAGCGGTGCGAGCGGACGCTGGTTCCCTGCACAGAGCCGCCAGGGTCGCCTTCGTCCGCGCCACCAAAACCCTGGTGGTCAGGTTGAACCGGGAAAGTCGTTGCTAACGAACCACACCAGGCCCGCAAGAGGCCGGCCTAACGCACACCGCCCCCCCCGGCCACGAACCAGCAGTCCGTCCGCGCACGGTCGGCTCACGGCTCCCAACGGGCAGCGAATAATAGTGATAGGCGTCACTTAATATGGGACACCACCCAAGAGGAGGAAGGCGACGACGCCCCGCATTTTACCCAGCGCCCGCTCTCCGCCGGCGCGGAGTCCACCGCGATCTCACTTGGACCCCCACAGCCATTCTACGGGGTGGGGGGCTTTTTGTACCCAGAGAAGGACACCGTGGGCCCACATGCCCGTCTGAACGTCGCGCTTCTGCCTGCTGCTCTTCGGGCGCGCACCCACGATGAGGCCCTGAACTTGGCGCCCACA harbors:
- the LOC139085213 gene encoding uncharacterized protein — its product is MGPPASCAVQPRARGGFSLPASSSGATLAGSGCSCPAGDRPRWSQARDTERDPPGFPRCVWPWVGLAQTPASSSLASPFLGGNSACAPREPARREKLRPQGLGPSGLPGGGSTGGLGSGSAGSRCGLGAGPEGAEQSGVGGARPAPASDPLCDTERTPGGSGLTVVWREPEGAHLGGTTGARYPPEGSLRHWLRGGRKAAAPGAALWFLALRGGGLPSPFFTAEETDPSRCSAPQQPHTPARVCLRRVSPEQRPERLESLVRLPSPLPAECAALQRAKGRSLQALLWGPRPLHAIPGAPTRTSSS